One window from the genome of Amycolatopsis sp. NBC_01480 encodes:
- a CDS encoding DJ-1/PfpI family protein, giving the protein MTDKPSTDKPENDAPENQAAENRETEKQKTFAFVVYPGLTALDLVGPLQVLAGLAAADPGMRVVVVGKTLDPIDTDSPLRIAPSHTFDAIPDPYAILVPGGAAPTLRALANRTLIGYLAQAAETAELVTSVCTGSLLLGEAGLLKGRKATTHWMFRDLLRASGATPVAERWVEDGPVITAAGVSAGIDLALHLVERLAGTEMARIVQFGIEYDPQPPLGPLDWANAPHGNLTPLREHALREGLADHPELMAKLLAHA; this is encoded by the coding sequence ATGACCGACAAGCCCAGTACGGACAAGCCCGAGAATGACGCGCCCGAGAACCAGGCGGCCGAGAACCGCGAGACCGAGAAGCAGAAGACGTTCGCCTTCGTCGTCTACCCCGGCCTGACCGCGCTCGACCTGGTCGGCCCGCTGCAGGTGCTGGCCGGGCTGGCCGCGGCCGATCCGGGGATGCGGGTGGTGGTCGTCGGGAAGACGCTGGACCCGATCGACACCGACTCGCCGTTGCGGATCGCGCCGAGCCACACGTTCGACGCGATTCCGGACCCGTACGCGATCCTCGTGCCCGGCGGTGCCGCGCCGACCCTGCGGGCGCTGGCGAACCGGACCCTGATCGGCTACCTGGCCCAGGCGGCGGAGACGGCCGAGCTCGTCACGTCCGTCTGCACCGGCTCCCTGCTGCTCGGCGAGGCCGGGCTGCTGAAGGGCCGGAAGGCCACCACACACTGGATGTTCCGCGATCTGCTGCGCGCGTCCGGGGCGACGCCGGTGGCCGAGCGGTGGGTGGAGGACGGCCCGGTGATCACCGCGGCCGGCGTCTCGGCGGGCATCGACCTGGCCCTGCACCTGGTCGAACGGCTGGCCGGGACGGAAATGGCGCGGATCGTCCAGTTCGGCATCGAGTACGACCCGCAGCCGCCGCTCGGCCCGCTCGACTGGGCGAACGCGCCGCACGGCAACCTGACCCCGTTGCGCGAGCACGCCCTGCGCGAAGGCCTCGCCGACCACCCGGAGCTGATGGCGAAACTGCTGGCCCACGCCTGA
- a CDS encoding GlxA family transcriptional regulator, whose product MPGPPRQVVIVGFPDAELLDVACVSDALDAANRIGARPPYTIRLATVDGHPFRCQSGLTLTPHVRLDQVPGDLDTVIVAGGVGHTAAARDERLLEHLRRLSRTSRRTASVCTGSTVLAAAGLLSGRRATTHWAYASRFAEKYPAVTVDPVPLFIRHGDVYTSAGVTSGLDLTLAFVEEDHGPAVAREVARALVTYLQRPGNQAQVSMFLSGPPPEHGQVRDLAAYVSEHLADDLGTPVLARHAGISTRQLTRLFDAHLGTTPGKYVRTVRAEHAARLLSGTDLPLTAIARHCGFGSTETLRQAFLDHFDTPPSAYRRVHLRQAYG is encoded by the coding sequence ATGCCCGGTCCCCCGCGGCAGGTCGTGATCGTCGGCTTCCCCGACGCCGAGCTGCTGGACGTCGCCTGCGTGTCCGACGCGCTCGACGCCGCGAACCGGATCGGCGCGCGCCCGCCGTACACCATCCGTCTGGCCACTGTGGACGGTCATCCGTTCCGCTGCCAGTCCGGCCTCACGCTGACCCCGCACGTCCGGCTCGACCAGGTGCCGGGCGATCTGGACACGGTGATCGTCGCGGGCGGGGTCGGCCACACCGCGGCCGCGCGCGACGAGCGCCTGCTGGAACACCTGCGGCGGCTTTCGCGGACCAGCCGGCGCACTGCGTCGGTCTGCACCGGCTCGACCGTGCTCGCCGCGGCCGGGCTGCTGAGCGGCCGGCGCGCGACCACGCACTGGGCGTACGCGTCCCGGTTCGCCGAGAAGTACCCGGCGGTGACGGTGGACCCGGTGCCGCTGTTCATCCGGCACGGCGACGTGTACACCTCGGCCGGCGTCACCAGCGGGCTCGACCTGACGCTGGCGTTCGTCGAGGAGGACCACGGCCCGGCGGTCGCGCGCGAGGTGGCCCGCGCGCTCGTCACGTATCTGCAGCGGCCGGGGAACCAGGCGCAGGTGAGCATGTTCCTGTCCGGGCCGCCGCCGGAGCACGGGCAGGTCCGCGACCTCGCCGCGTACGTGAGTGAGCACCTGGCGGACGACCTCGGCACCCCGGTGCTGGCGCGCCACGCCGGGATCAGCACCCGCCAGCTCACCCGGCTGTTCGACGCGCACCTGGGCACCACGCCGGGCAAGTACGTGCGGACCGTCCGCGCCGAACACGCCGCGCGCCTGCTGTCCGGCACCGACCTGCCGCTCACCGCCATCGCCCGGCACTGCGGCTTCGGCTCCACCGAGACGCTGCGCCAGGCGTTCCTGGACCACTTCGACACGCCGCCGTCCGCCTACCGCCGCGTGCACCTGCGCCAGGCCTACGGCTGA
- a CDS encoding YibE/F family protein has protein sequence MAPRDYPDYDADDADGPDGAGDTGPIRRVPGEPPPAMPGSSRPRRPRATSSPASATPPPSDAGWPAADPPADAWPSADAPGVDASWPDPAAAWPAAEDDRPRRDRRRTGETPLPQGTRRPRTPDNGAPRTSDGPPAGGDPRPRRPRAEGDPARPRRGELPSGTTGSRRIPRPDTDAETPAETTGGRRTPRGETTGARRVPRPESPGETIDGRLTGRAESAAEAPGSRRASRAESRGETTGVRRAADVGTAAETTGGRRSSRGESAAETTGARRASAEAPAGTRGGGRSRGGPPVEPPDPVAAVGHGHGHGHGHGPAAPASRRVRNLLIWLLTPLALATVVGMIMLYPWGKPAPKSAVQQGTPVQASITATATGPCLANGQVQVGAQADPDQKPCLTVDLTMTSGPGNGKQLKLTVPIEPSTPRFSSGDAVVLAYNGGDASDPSSFQLVDFQRGTPLVLLAALFAVAVLVLGRWQGLAALVALVLSFMVIVLFVLPAILAGENPLVVAIAGAGAIMFVALYMTHGLSARTSVAVLGTLVSLALIGVLSAIFSATASLTGLDDATSTLIGSLGHGIDARGLLLAGVVIGALGVLDDVTITQTSAVWELRRANPSLGWRELYRSGLRIGRDHVGSAVNTLVMAYAGAALPVLLYSSISGVGLGALLGSEDIASEIIRTLAGSVGIVAAVPVTTVLAALIAAREPIDHLVSPTNTPSSHQ, from the coding sequence GTGGCACCGCGCGACTACCCCGACTACGACGCCGACGACGCCGACGGCCCCGACGGCGCCGGCGACACCGGCCCGATCCGCCGCGTCCCCGGCGAGCCCCCACCCGCGATGCCCGGCTCGTCCCGCCCCCGACGGCCTCGCGCGACGTCTTCGCCTGCCTCCGCCACCCCGCCCCCTTCCGACGCTGGGTGGCCCGCCGCCGACCCTCCGGCTGATGCCTGGCCGAGCGCCGACGCTCCGGGCGTGGACGCCTCGTGGCCGGATCCCGCCGCCGCGTGGCCCGCCGCGGAAGACGATCGCCCCCGCCGCGACCGCCGCCGCACCGGGGAAACTCCTTTGCCGCAGGGCACCCGCCGCCCCCGTACCCCGGACAACGGCGCCCCGCGCACCTCCGACGGCCCACCGGCCGGCGGCGACCCCCGCCCTCGCCGCCCACGCGCCGAAGGTGATCCCGCCCGCCCGCGACGAGGCGAACTTCCCAGCGGCACAACAGGTTCCCGTCGAATCCCCCGCCCGGACACCGACGCCGAAACACCAGCCGAAACCACCGGCGGCCGCCGCACCCCCCGCGGCGAAACCACCGGTGCTCGCCGTGTGCCCCGCCCCGAGTCGCCCGGCGAGACCATCGACGGCCGCCTCACCGGCCGCGCCGAATCAGCCGCCGAGGCCCCCGGCAGCCGCCGTGCGTCCCGCGCCGAGTCGCGCGGCGAGACCACCGGCGTCCGCCGCGCAGCCGACGTTGGGACAGCCGCCGAGACGACCGGCGGTCGCCGCTCCTCCCGCGGAGAATCAGCCGCCGAAACCACCGGCGCCCGCCGTGCCTCGGCCGAGGCGCCGGCCGGAACCCGTGGCGGCGGGCGGTCGCGAGGGGGACCCCCGGTCGAGCCGCCGGATCCGGTCGCCGCGGTCGGGCATGGGCACGGCCACGGGCATGGCCACGGCCCCGCGGCACCGGCGTCGCGGCGGGTGCGGAATCTGCTGATCTGGCTGCTCACGCCGTTGGCGCTGGCGACGGTCGTCGGGATGATCATGCTGTACCCGTGGGGCAAGCCGGCGCCGAAAAGCGCGGTGCAGCAAGGGACTCCGGTGCAGGCGTCGATCACCGCGACCGCCACCGGGCCGTGCCTCGCCAACGGGCAAGTCCAGGTCGGCGCGCAGGCAGACCCCGACCAGAAGCCGTGCCTGACCGTCGACCTGACCATGACCAGCGGGCCCGGCAACGGCAAGCAGCTCAAGCTGACCGTGCCGATCGAGCCCAGCACCCCGCGCTTCTCCAGCGGCGACGCCGTGGTGCTGGCCTACAACGGCGGCGACGCGTCTGACCCGTCCTCGTTCCAGCTCGTCGACTTCCAGCGCGGCACGCCGCTGGTGCTGCTGGCCGCGCTGTTCGCCGTCGCGGTGCTGGTGCTCGGACGGTGGCAGGGGCTGGCCGCGCTCGTCGCGCTGGTGCTGAGCTTCATGGTGATCGTGCTGTTCGTGCTGCCCGCCATCCTCGCCGGGGAGAACCCGCTGGTGGTGGCGATCGCGGGCGCGGGCGCGATCATGTTCGTCGCGCTGTACATGACCCACGGGCTGTCGGCGAGAACCTCGGTCGCTGTGCTCGGCACGCTGGTCAGCCTCGCGTTGATCGGCGTGCTGTCCGCGATCTTCTCCGCCACCGCGTCACTCACCGGTCTCGACGACGCCACGTCCACCCTCATCGGCTCGCTCGGCCACGGCATCGACGCCCGCGGCCTGTTGCTGGCCGGCGTGGTGATCGGTGCGCTCGGTGTGCTCGACGACGTCACCATCACGCAGACCAGCGCCGTCTGGGAGCTACGGCGGGCCAACCCGTCGCTGGGCTGGCGCGAGCTGTACCGCTCCGGCCTGCGCATCGGCCGCGACCACGTCGGCTCGGCGGTGAACACGCTCGTGATGGCCTACGCCGGCGCCGCCCTGCCGGTGCTGCTGTACTCCTCGATCTCCGGCGTCGGACTCGGCGCGCTGCTCGGCAGCGAGGACATCGCGTCGGAGATCATCCGCACGCTGGCGGGCTCGGTCGGCATCGTCGCGGCCGTCCCGGTCACCACCGTGCTGGCCGCGCTGATCGCCGCCCGCGAGCCGATCGACCACCTCGTGAGCCCCACGAATACCCCTTCGTCACACCAGTAA
- a CDS encoding MBL fold metallo-hydrolase has translation MLVAGFAAGPLRANCYLLAPSAGGGCVVVDPGEEVGEPLTAALAEHGLVPVALLATHGHPDHIGSAAALARAHDVPLHLHPADADWHDGPFEALTEGPLTVAGLDLTVLGLPGHTPGSVAFTVTAGEGGRLVLTGDTLFAGSIGRSGDRAAGAELERSLRTKLLTLAGDTVVLPGHGPATTIGRERAGNPFLTGAGA, from the coding sequence GTGCTTGTCGCCGGGTTTGCCGCGGGGCCGCTGCGCGCCAACTGCTACCTGCTGGCGCCGTCCGCGGGCGGCGGGTGTGTGGTGGTCGACCCCGGCGAAGAGGTGGGTGAACCCCTCACCGCGGCGCTCGCGGAGCACGGGCTGGTCCCGGTCGCGCTGCTGGCCACCCACGGGCACCCGGACCACATCGGCTCGGCGGCGGCGCTGGCGCGGGCGCACGACGTCCCGCTGCACCTGCATCCCGCCGACGCGGACTGGCACGACGGGCCGTTCGAGGCGCTCACCGAAGGCCCGCTGACGGTGGCGGGTCTTGATCTCACGGTGCTGGGCCTGCCCGGCCACACGCCGGGTTCGGTGGCGTTCACCGTGACCGCGGGCGAAGGTGGCAGGCTGGTGCTGACTGGGGACACGTTGTTCGCCGGGTCGATCGGCCGCTCCGGCGACCGGGCCGCCGGCGCCGAACTGGAGAGATCGTTGCGCACGAAGCTGCTCACCCTGGCCGGCGACACCGTGGTCCTGCCCGGCCACGGACCGGCCACCACCATCGGCCGCGAGCGCGCCGGGAACCCGTTTCTCACCGGGGCGGGGGCATGA
- a CDS encoding peptidylprolyl isomerase: MATNQQRREAAKRKLERQLVRRAERAKRRKIVGAGVVGGVVLIVAGVVVWVVNSGGSSSDTAAASPPPSSSSAPVPSLTNIPTQRTAMPTRPKALPNPTTCTYAADAQSPTGAKKPTVPDGKNVPSTGKVTLTFKSTAGDIPVTLDRALAPCTVQSMVSLAQQGFYTDTICHRLGVTDLQMLQCGDPNAKGNVQTDGQGGPGFTVPDEYFTGEKYGRGILAMANTGQPNTGGSQFFMVYGTADLPATYTIFGSISDEGLKVLDQIAKTGIGAVGQDGATGEPKNPVKFTAVTVSA; encoded by the coding sequence GTGGCGACCAACCAGCAGCGCCGTGAAGCCGCGAAGCGGAAACTCGAGCGGCAGCTCGTACGCCGGGCGGAGCGGGCGAAGCGACGCAAGATCGTCGGCGCTGGTGTGGTCGGCGGTGTCGTCCTCATCGTGGCCGGTGTCGTGGTGTGGGTCGTGAACAGCGGCGGCAGCAGCAGCGACACGGCGGCCGCCTCGCCGCCGCCTTCGTCCAGCTCGGCCCCGGTGCCGTCGCTCACGAACATCCCGACGCAGCGCACGGCCATGCCGACCCGGCCCAAGGCCCTGCCGAACCCGACCACGTGCACCTACGCGGCCGACGCGCAGAGCCCGACCGGCGCGAAGAAGCCGACCGTGCCGGACGGCAAGAACGTGCCGTCCACCGGGAAGGTGACTCTCACCTTCAAGAGCACCGCGGGCGACATCCCCGTGACGCTCGACCGGGCTCTGGCGCCGTGCACCGTGCAGAGCATGGTGAGCCTGGCCCAGCAGGGCTTCTACACCGACACGATCTGCCACCGCCTCGGCGTCACCGACCTGCAGATGCTGCAGTGCGGCGACCCGAACGCCAAGGGCAACGTGCAGACCGACGGCCAGGGCGGGCCCGGGTTCACCGTGCCGGACGAGTACTTCACCGGTGAGAAGTACGGCCGCGGCATCCTCGCGATGGCCAACACCGGCCAGCCGAACACCGGCGGCAGCCAGTTCTTCATGGTGTACGGCACCGCCGACCTGCCCGCGACCTACACGATCTTCGGCAGCATCTCGGACGAGGGCCTCAAGGTGCTCGACCAGATCGCGAAGACCGGCATCGGGGCGGTGGGCCAGGACGGCGCGACCGGCGAGCCCAAGAACCCGGTGAAGTTCACCGCGGTGACCGTCTCCGCGTGA
- a CDS encoding aminotransferase class IV family protein has protein sequence MDFPLELNGAPPGVAGLASAMGGYGHFTAMQVRDGRVRGLGLHLSRLEASTRLLFGSKLDTELVRSHLRHAIAGHAALSARVVIFSRSSSDEPVMAPEILVRTGPPHEPVTEPIRLKSVRYQRDLPQVKHLGTFGLIHHSRQARLAGYDDAIFVDDAGRISEASIWNVGFLSGGTVVWPEAAVLPGITYLVLEQQLRAAGVPQEVRPVYPGELPGFDAVFLTNSETIGRPVASVDGVPLRSDPAAGRLLREAYESAAWDEI, from the coding sequence GTGGATTTCCCGCTCGAGCTGAACGGCGCCCCGCCCGGCGTGGCGGGCCTCGCGTCCGCGATGGGTGGCTACGGCCACTTCACCGCGATGCAGGTCCGCGACGGGCGGGTGCGCGGTCTCGGCCTCCACCTGAGCCGGCTGGAAGCGAGCACCCGGCTCCTGTTCGGCAGCAAGCTCGACACCGAGCTGGTCCGTTCGCACTTGCGCCACGCGATCGCCGGGCACGCGGCGCTGTCCGCGCGAGTCGTGATCTTCTCCCGGTCCAGCAGCGACGAACCGGTGATGGCGCCGGAGATCCTGGTCCGGACCGGGCCGCCGCACGAGCCGGTGACCGAGCCGATCCGGCTCAAGTCCGTGCGCTACCAACGGGATCTGCCGCAGGTGAAGCACCTCGGCACGTTCGGGCTGATCCACCACTCCCGTCAGGCGCGCCTCGCGGGATACGACGACGCGATCTTCGTCGACGACGCCGGGCGGATCAGCGAGGCGTCGATCTGGAACGTCGGCTTCCTGTCCGGCGGCACGGTGGTGTGGCCCGAGGCGGCGGTGCTGCCCGGTATCACGTACCTGGTGCTGGAGCAGCAGCTGCGCGCGGCGGGCGTCCCGCAGGAGGTCCGCCCGGTGTACCCCGGTGAGCTGCCGGGGTTCGACGCGGTGTTCCTGACCAATTCCGAGACGATCGGCCGCCCCGTGGCCTCAGTGGACGGAGTGCCGCTGCGCTCGGACCCCGCCGCCGGGCGACTGTTGCGCGAGGCCTACGAAAGCGCGGCCTGGGACGAGATCTGA
- a CDS encoding enoyl-CoA hydratase/isomerase family protein: MTDGFEFTRDGEVARLTFARPEKMNAITYGMWSAIPDVVAQVEADPALKVLVLEGAGKHFSAGADISEFRELRSTAEGAATYDKAVDGAVSALTAMRKPSVAMIQGNCIGGGCQVSVACDFRFAAAGARFGITPAKLGIVYHFDSTRQLVSLVGPANAKYFLLSGELVGAVRVREIGLVNDVFEAEELAGATAAFVATLCSRSQASVRGMNRIIEKIVAGQESTDAEVEEIRLAALHGEDYAEGVDAFLNRRPPKFTYR; the protein is encoded by the coding sequence ATGACCGACGGATTCGAGTTCACCCGCGACGGCGAGGTCGCCCGGCTGACGTTCGCCCGGCCGGAGAAGATGAACGCCATCACCTACGGCATGTGGTCGGCGATCCCGGACGTCGTGGCGCAGGTCGAAGCAGACCCGGCGCTCAAGGTGCTGGTGCTCGAAGGCGCGGGCAAGCACTTCTCGGCCGGCGCGGACATCAGTGAGTTCCGCGAGCTTCGTTCCACCGCCGAGGGCGCGGCGACGTACGACAAGGCCGTGGACGGCGCCGTCAGCGCGCTGACCGCGATGCGCAAGCCGTCGGTGGCGATGATCCAGGGCAACTGCATCGGCGGCGGCTGCCAGGTTTCGGTGGCGTGCGACTTCCGGTTCGCCGCGGCCGGCGCGCGGTTCGGCATCACCCCGGCGAAGCTCGGCATCGTCTACCACTTCGACTCGACGCGGCAGCTGGTCTCGCTCGTCGGGCCGGCCAACGCCAAGTACTTCCTGCTCTCGGGCGAGCTGGTCGGCGCGGTGCGGGTGCGGGAGATCGGCTTGGTGAACGACGTCTTCGAGGCCGAGGAGCTGGCCGGCGCGACGGCCGCGTTCGTCGCGACGCTGTGCTCGCGTTCGCAGGCCTCGGTCCGCGGGATGAACCGGATCATCGAGAAGATCGTGGCGGGCCAGGAAAGCACCGACGCCGAGGTCGAGGAGATCCGGCTCGCCGCGTTGCACGGCGAGGACTACGCGGAGGGCGTCGACGCGTTCCTCAACCGGCGGCCGCCGAAGTTCACCTACCGCTGA
- a CDS encoding alpha/beta fold hydrolase — translation MGMIEANGARFGYDEAGEGPAVVLLHAGLADRRMWDHQFTALAEHHRVIRYDRRGHGESDGPEGTVSHHRDLLAVMDALGVDEAALVGSSMGGAYSLDAALAAPSRVRRIALVGAGLSGHEWPADMAAEMWATLRAAVPPERLEQYQAHTAERVDEADVSAAAEANARYFIVGPHRTPDVLDARTWSMAKEMCELVYRRAWNGPKWTEDVPATRPRLAEIAAPTLVLIGLSDASGLLALADLFTTAIPGARRLDLPDTGHLPPMERPAETTRALLDFLA, via the coding sequence ATGGGGATGATCGAGGCGAACGGGGCCCGGTTCGGCTACGACGAAGCCGGGGAGGGGCCTGCGGTCGTGCTGCTGCACGCCGGGCTCGCGGACCGGCGGATGTGGGACCACCAGTTCACCGCGCTGGCCGAGCACCACCGCGTGATCCGCTACGACCGGCGCGGCCACGGCGAATCCGACGGCCCCGAAGGAACCGTTTCGCACCACCGTGACCTGCTCGCGGTGATGGACGCCCTCGGCGTGGACGAGGCGGCGCTGGTCGGCTCCTCGATGGGCGGCGCGTACTCACTGGACGCCGCGCTGGCCGCGCCCTCGCGCGTCCGCCGGATCGCCCTCGTCGGCGCCGGTCTGTCCGGGCACGAGTGGCCGGCGGACATGGCGGCCGAGATGTGGGCGACGCTCCGGGCCGCGGTCCCGCCGGAGCGGCTGGAGCAGTACCAGGCGCACACGGCTGAGCGCGTCGACGAGGCCGACGTCTCCGCCGCCGCCGAGGCCAACGCGCGCTACTTCATCGTCGGTCCACATCGGACTCCCGACGTGCTGGATGCGCGGACTTGGTCGATGGCCAAGGAAATGTGCGAGCTGGTCTACCGCCGGGCCTGGAACGGTCCGAAGTGGACCGAGGACGTCCCGGCCACCCGGCCCCGCCTCGCCGAGATCGCGGCGCCCACCCTGGTCCTCATCGGACTGTCCGACGCCTCCGGCCTGCTCGCCCTCGCCGACCTGTTCACCACGGCCATCCCCGGCGCCCGGCGGCTCGACCTGCCGGACACCGGGCACCTGCCGCCGATGGAACGACCGGCCGAGACAACCCGGGCACTGCTGGACTTCCTGGCCTAG
- a CDS encoding RelA/SpoT family protein: protein MSQELDAASPAKDAAGGRGAQAVPAPKPNGAAPTPSATRRVRARLARRITAQRAAPVKQVLEPLAVIHRELHPNADLALLQRAYDVAEELHREQRRKSGDPYITHPLAVATILAELGMDTTTLVAALLHDTVEDTGYSLDELKADFGDKVGELVDGVTKLDKVKLGTSAEAETIRKMVIAMAKDPRVLVIKLADRLHNMRTMRFLPPEKQARKARETLEVLAPLAHRLGMATVKWELEDLAFAILQPKKYDEIVRLVADRAPSRDTYLRSVITDLTSNLVSSRITAKVEGRPKHYYSIHQKMIVRGRDLDDIHDLVGVRILVEDVRDCYAAMGVVHALWQPVPGRFKDYIAQPRFGVYQSLHTTVIGPDGKPLEVQIRTYEMHRTAEYGIAAHWRYKETKGTHGGNGANSVDVDEIAWMRQLLDWQREAADPGDFLESLRYELAAREIFVFTPKGDVITLPADSTPVDFAYAVHTEVGHRCIGARVNGRLVALERKLENGEVVEIFTSKAESAGPSRDWLQFAGSPKARAKIRQWFAKERRDEAIDAGKEAITKEVRKVGLPIQRLVSAESMGSVAKELRHADISSLYAAVGEGHTSAKHVVQRLVALLGGVDEAEEELAERATPSTVTRRRGSNDVGVVVKGAGDIWAKLARCCTPVPGDEILGFVTRGGGVSVHRTDCTNADDLRAQPERLVEVEWAPSASSVFLVAIQVEALDRHRLLSDVTKVLADEKVNILSASVTTSRDRVAVSRFSFEMGDPKHLGHVLKVVRGVEGVYDVYRVTSAS from the coding sequence GTGAGCCAGGAGCTCGACGCAGCGTCGCCCGCCAAGGACGCCGCCGGTGGGCGGGGCGCGCAGGCCGTGCCAGCGCCGAAGCCCAACGGCGCGGCGCCCACCCCGTCCGCGACACGCCGCGTCCGGGCCCGGCTGGCGCGCCGCATCACCGCCCAGCGCGCCGCCCCGGTCAAGCAGGTCCTCGAGCCGCTCGCCGTCATCCACCGCGAGCTGCACCCGAACGCGGACCTGGCGCTGCTGCAACGCGCCTACGACGTCGCCGAGGAGCTGCACCGCGAGCAGCGGCGCAAGTCGGGCGACCCGTACATCACGCACCCGCTCGCCGTCGCCACGATCCTGGCCGAGCTGGGCATGGACACCACCACGCTGGTCGCCGCGCTGCTGCACGACACCGTCGAGGACACCGGTTACTCGCTCGACGAGCTGAAGGCCGACTTCGGCGACAAGGTCGGCGAGCTGGTCGACGGCGTGACCAAGCTGGACAAGGTCAAGCTCGGCACCTCGGCCGAGGCGGAGACCATCCGCAAGATGGTCATCGCGATGGCCAAGGACCCGCGGGTGCTGGTCATCAAGCTGGCCGACCGGCTGCACAACATGCGCACCATGCGCTTCCTGCCGCCGGAGAAGCAGGCCCGCAAGGCGCGCGAGACGCTCGAGGTGCTCGCCCCGCTGGCCCACCGGCTCGGCATGGCCACGGTGAAATGGGAGCTGGAAGACCTCGCGTTCGCCATCCTGCAGCCGAAGAAGTACGACGAGATCGTGCGGCTGGTGGCCGACCGCGCGCCCTCGCGCGACACCTACCTGCGCTCGGTGATCACGGACCTGACCAGCAACCTGGTGTCCTCGCGGATCACCGCGAAGGTCGAGGGCCGGCCGAAGCACTACTACTCGATCCACCAGAAGATGATCGTCCGCGGCCGCGACCTGGACGACATCCACGACCTGGTCGGCGTGCGGATCCTGGTGGAGGACGTGCGCGACTGCTACGCGGCCATGGGGGTGGTGCACGCGCTCTGGCAGCCGGTGCCCGGCCGGTTCAAGGACTACATCGCGCAGCCGCGGTTCGGCGTCTACCAGTCGTTGCACACCACCGTGATCGGGCCGGACGGCAAGCCGCTCGAGGTCCAGATCCGCACCTACGAGATGCACCGCACCGCCGAGTACGGCATCGCCGCGCACTGGCGGTACAAGGAAACCAAGGGCACCCACGGCGGCAACGGGGCCAACTCGGTCGACGTCGACGAGATCGCCTGGATGCGCCAGCTGCTCGACTGGCAGCGGGAGGCGGCCGACCCGGGCGACTTCCTCGAGTCGCTGCGCTACGAGCTGGCCGCGCGCGAGATCTTCGTGTTCACGCCGAAGGGCGACGTGATCACGCTGCCCGCCGACTCCACGCCGGTCGACTTCGCCTACGCCGTGCACACCGAGGTGGGCCACCGCTGCATCGGCGCCCGCGTGAACGGCCGCCTGGTCGCGCTCGAGCGGAAGCTGGAGAACGGCGAGGTCGTCGAGATCTTCACCTCCAAGGCGGAAAGCGCCGGGCCGAGCCGCGACTGGCTGCAGTTCGCCGGCTCGCCCAAGGCGCGGGCGAAGATCCGCCAGTGGTTCGCCAAGGAGCGCCGCGACGAGGCGATCGACGCGGGCAAGGAGGCGATCACCAAGGAGGTCCGCAAGGTCGGGCTGCCGATCCAGCGGCTCGTCTCCGCGGAGTCCATGGGCTCGGTCGCCAAGGAGCTGCGCCACGCCGACATCTCCTCGCTCTACGCGGCCGTGGGGGAGGGCCACACCAGCGCGAAGCACGTGGTGCAGCGGCTGGTGGCACTGCTCGGCGGCGTCGACGAGGCGGAGGAGGAGCTGGCCGAGCGGGCCACGCCGTCCACCGTCACCCGGCGCCGCGGCTCCAACGACGTCGGCGTGGTGGTCAAGGGCGCCGGCGACATCTGGGCCAAGCTGGCGCGCTGCTGCACCCCGGTGCCGGGCGACGAGATCCTCGGCTTCGTCACGCGCGGCGGCGGCGTCAGCGTGCACCGCACGGACTGCACGAACGCCGACGACCTGCGCGCCCAGCCCGAGCGCCTGGTCGAGGTCGAGTGGGCGCCGTCCGCCTCGTCGGTCTTCCTGGTCGCGATCCAGGTCGAGGCCCTCGACCGGCACCGCCTGCTGTCGGACGTGACGAAGGTGCTGGCCGACGAGAAGGTCAACATCCTCTCCGCGTCGGTCACCACCTCACGCGACCGGGTCGCGGTCAGCCGCTTCTCGTTCGAAATGGGCGACCCCAAGCACCTCGGCCACGTGCTGAAGGTGGTCCGGGGCGTGGAAGGCGTCTACGACGTGTACCGGGTGACTTCGGCTTCCTAG
- a CDS encoding adenine phosphoribosyltransferase: protein MDLDKALGLIAEVPDFPEPGVLFRDLSPLFADAAGFAAVTDALAGTLDPGVELLAGVEARGFLLAAAVGYAQGLGVVLVRKPGKLPSVAGRVDYALEYGTASVELPAGIVRPGQRIAVLDDVLATGGTVAATGKLLEDAGASVTGISVVLELAGLGGRAVLGGRSVHSLQIC, encoded by the coding sequence ATGGATCTGGACAAGGCCCTCGGCCTGATCGCCGAGGTGCCGGACTTTCCCGAGCCCGGCGTGCTGTTCCGCGATTTGAGCCCGCTCTTCGCGGACGCCGCCGGTTTCGCCGCGGTGACCGACGCGCTGGCCGGCACCCTCGACCCCGGCGTCGAGCTGCTGGCCGGCGTCGAGGCCCGTGGCTTCCTGCTCGCCGCGGCCGTCGGGTACGCCCAGGGCCTCGGCGTGGTGCTGGTGCGCAAGCCCGGCAAGCTGCCGTCGGTGGCCGGCCGGGTCGACTACGCGCTCGAATACGGCACCGCCAGCGTGGAGCTGCCCGCCGGCATCGTCCGCCCCGGCCAGCGCATCGCTGTGCTCGACGACGTGCTCGCCACCGGCGGAACGGTCGCGGCCACCGGCAAACTGCTGGAAGACGCGGGCGCCTCGGTCACGGGCATCTCCGTGGTGCTCGAACTCGCCGGCCTCGGCGGGCGCGCGGTGCTCGGCGGCCGATCGGTGCATTCGCTTCAGATCTGCTGA